The following nucleotide sequence is from Methanobrevibacter gottschalkii DSM 11977.
CGAGGATAAAAAATGAGGATTCCTGAACTACTTGCACCTGTTGGGTCAATGGATCATTTAAAAGTTGCAATAAATGCTGGAGCTAGTTCTGTTTATTTATCTGGAAAAGAATATGGTGCTCGTAAATATGCAACTAACTTTACTTTAGATGAAATTAATGAAGCAGTAGACACAGCACATATACATAATGTTAAAGTTTATGTTACTGTGAATACATTAATTAAAGAAGATGAACTGGAAGATGTAATCAACTATGTTTCCAATCTATATGCAATAGGAGTAGATGCTGTTTTAGTGCAAGATTTAGGATTGGTCGAATTGATTAACAAACACATACCAAAATTAAAAATTCATGCATCGACACAAATGACCTGTGAAAATCAGTTAAAATTAAATTATTTAGAACAAAAAGGAATAAAACGTGTTGTACTCCCACGTGAAATGAGAAAAGAAGAAATCAAATCACTTAATACAAATATGGAACTTGAAATATTTGTACATGGGGCTTTATGTTACTCTTATTCAGGACAATGCTTAATGAGTAGTTTCAAAGGTGGACGTAGTGGAAATAGAGGAACCTGTGCACAACCTTGTCGCCAAAAATATAAAATTGAAGGAATTGGAAAAGAAAATTATTATTTGTCTCCTTGTGATTTAAGTTTATTTAACAAATTAAAAGAAATTTTAGAACTAAATATTGACTGTATCAAAATAGAAGGCAGGATGAGGAACAAAGAATATTTAGCTATTGTAATTAATGCTTATCGTAAAGCATTGAATAAATTAAAAAGTAAAAAAGAGATTGAAAACGAAAATATAAATCTTGTATTCAATAGAGGTCTGTGTGAAGGATTATTTAATGATTCTCCAAAAAGAAGTTTAAAAGCCGGACATATTGGATTAAAAATTGGTCATGTGATAAAATCCGAGAAAAATCAAATCGCCATCAAATTAGATGATTCCATCAAAACAATACCTGAAAAAGGAGATGGATTGTTAATAATTAAAAATAATGATGATTATGGATTTGAAATATCCCAAAATCCAATTATAACCTCCCTAAATCATTTTAAAACTGGTAAAAATAAACCAATGAAAAATTTAACCCGTAGAGACAAAATTTTAATTGTTAAAAAAGTATGGCAAAATAAAAAGAGTACTTTTAATTTAAATGAATCTGACGTGTATTTAACAAAAAAAAACAAATTAACTAAAAAAGTTAAAGAAATAGAATCAAAAGGATCCAGTTTTATCAAATCCAAATTAGTACTTACATTTTCCATTAAAAATAAGTATCCAACACTTAAAGGAAAATTAACGCTTCAAAATAAAAAAGAAGTTGAAAGTGAAGTTATTGGAAATACTCCTTTTGAAAAACCTATCAAAAAGAGCATTAATAGAGAGGTAATTAAAAAACAGCTCCAAAAAATTGATAATTACCCTTATAACATTATTCAAATTAATATCAATTATGACGGAACATTATTTATTCCAATAAGGAAAATTAATGAACTTAGAAGAAATTTATTTGAAAGATTAGAAAAAGAAGCTATCAATTCCTTTAAACATGAAAATAAAAAAATTAAATTAAAACAATATAATAATGAAACTAATGAATCCAAATACAATATTTCTTTTTACACAAACAATTTAAAACATTTAGAACACATTGAAAATGTTGAAAGAGTTTATCTAGAAATTCCAAATAATGATGACTCATTAATTCTCTCAGAAGAAAAACCTAATATTAGTTATATGATTAACTTTA
It contains:
- a CDS encoding U32 family peptidase, which encodes MRIPELLAPVGSMDHLKVAINAGASSVYLSGKEYGARKYATNFTLDEINEAVDTAHIHNVKVYVTVNTLIKEDELEDVINYVSNLYAIGVDAVLVQDLGLVELINKHIPKLKIHASTQMTCENQLKLNYLEQKGIKRVVLPREMRKEEIKSLNTNMELEIFVHGALCYSYSGQCLMSSFKGGRSGNRGTCAQPCRQKYKIEGIGKENYYLSPCDLSLFNKLKEILELNIDCIKIEGRMRNKEYLAIVINAYRKALNKLKSKKEIENENINLVFNRGLCEGLFNDSPKRSLKAGHIGLKIGHVIKSEKNQIAIKLDDSIKTIPEKGDGLLIIKNNDDYGFEISQNPIITSLNHFKTGKNKPMKNLTRRDKILIVKKVWQNKKSTFNLNESDVYLTKKNKLTKKVKEIESKGSSFIKSKLVLTFSIKNKYPTLKGKLTLQNKKEVESEVIGNTPFEKPIKKSINREVIKKQLQKIDNYPYNIIQININYDGTLFIPIRKINELRRNLFERLEKEAINSFKHENKKIKLKQYNNETNESKYNISFYTNNLKHLEHIENVERVYLEIPNNDDSLILSEEKPNISYMINFIKQAYEISYDKDYKLIWKWPDITHDNLIKSLNKVRGILNKMHYTLPIMSNSFNGEYGFYSMNITNNETINSLKDYKILTLSPELTKKDYENIIKHCRYPKKVEILVQGSVELMKTRYPLLYGAEVKKNYKNYLIDKKNNKYPIHKSISSQELSIFNDSELSLINEIKHLKNINYSNFAIDGRYKDDEYYKMIDIYNCAINGYINEKELKKYSSKNTIANY